One segment of Carya illinoinensis cultivar Pawnee chromosome 1, C.illinoinensisPawnee_v1, whole genome shotgun sequence DNA contains the following:
- the LOC122301511 gene encoding RING-H2 finger protein ATL7-like: protein MKFDNEAFISMEDPQCSICLAEYQEKEVLRIMPKCGHTYHLSCIDVWLRKQSTCPVCRLPLQDFFGRRHMRPPLFDIPQSLDDPANSTDNSQRWLLPGLERSVGNVSTEGHVESVLVNQPESTPSREAERR from the exons ATGAAGTTCGACAATGAGGCTTTCATTTCTATGGAAGATCCACA GTGCTCAATATGTTTGGCAGAGTATCAAGAGAAAGAGGTCTTACGAATAATGCCAAAATGCGGCCACACTTATCATCTCTCTTGCATCGATGTTTGGCTCAGAAAACAGTCTACTTGTCCAGTCTGTCGTCTACCATTACAAGACTTTTTTGGAAGAAGACATATGAGGCCACCTTTGTTTGATATTCCTCAGTCTTTAGATGATCCTGCAAACTCAACGGACAATTCCCAGCGGTGGCTGCTACCTGGCCTTGAGCGTTCGGTAGGAAATGTAAGTACTGAAGGGCATGTTGAATCTGTTCTTGTGAACCAACCGGAGTCAACACCTTCTCGAGAAGCAGAAAGAAGATAG